In the genome of Cheilinus undulatus linkage group 6, ASM1832078v1, whole genome shotgun sequence, one region contains:
- the LOC121510790 gene encoding kinesin heavy chain-like yields MFAGSEQHKQHIFVWSVEHQAKIKSLTDYMQNMEQKKRQLEESQDALTEELAKLQAHEKRHEMSGEEKEEEDIGRHDGDRDIKKTLEEQLENHREAHHKQLSPLRDQIKDEQRMLDDLTELLNEQREQAGEDLEGQGTKAKELQTLHNLWKLFVQDLTTRVKKSAELDCEEGLGNVVQKQKISFLENNLEQLSKVHNR; encoded by the exons ATGTTTgcaggaagtgagcagcacaaacagcacatttttgtgtggtcCGTGGAGCACCAGGCCAAGATCAAGTCTCTGACAgactacatgcagaacatggagcagaagaagagacagctggaggagagccaggacgCTCTGACTGAGGAGCTCGCTAAGCTGCAGGCTCACG agaaaagacacgagatgtcaggagaggagaaggaggaggaggacatcGGCAGACACGATGGGGACAGGGACATAAAG aaaactctggaggagcagctggagaaccacagagaggctcaccacaaacagctgagcccACTGAGAGACCAGATCAAAGACgagcagaggatgctggacGACCTCACGGA gctgctgaatgagcagagggagcaggccGGAGAGGAcctggagggtcagggtaccaag GCCAAAGAGCTTCAGACTCTTCACAACCTGTGGAAACTCTTCGTCCAGGACCTCACCACGAGGGTCAAGAAG agtgCAGAGCTGGACTGTGAGGAGGGACTTGGAAATGTGGTTCAGAAACAGAAGATCTCCTTCCTGGAGAACAACCTGGAGCAGCTCAGCAAGGTCCACAACAggtaa